gcagcgcGACATCCCGGCCGGCCGGCAGGTCCTGCGTGACCAGCACTGCAACCTCCTCAGGGTCGCCGACTACTGCGAGAGCAACTACCTGCAGGTgaaggggacggggatgggaggGGACCTCGTGGGACGAGCTGTGGCTCTGGGGCTGGGCGTGATGCTGGGGGGACCACCACTGGTGAGACGGTGGTCCCCGAGGGGCGGCTGGTGGGTGACAACGAAGGCTCTGCCCTCAGAGACGGGAGCCCAACCGTCCCCGTTTGCTTCCTACCGAGCACTGCATGCCgctgtttgttgctttttcttgtgcctcagtttccccttttgcTCCACAGCAGCTTTTCTGCTCAGTTCTCAGGGTGGGTTTGGGACGAAGGGCGAGTTCTCCGGGGGTTTGGTGCCTCCAGAGGTGCCCTGGGAGGGGACCAGGGACACCAGCCCCGcccggggctgtccccaggctgtccccagggtTTCGGAGGTGTCTCctggctgggcagaggtgagCTGGGTGCCTGCACACGCGGAGCAagtgtgcagctctgctgcagtcagcctccctcctctgcctcctcctctgcctcctcctcctcctcctcctcctcctcctccctgcctggctccccCGGGGAAAGTGGGGGACAAGAGCTTTTTGGATGAAATAGGAGGGAAAAGGCTTCTTCTGGCCCTATTTGCGGGGGGGGAATGTTTGCCCGGAGGGGTCCCCATGTGCGTTGCAGAGCCCGTCTCGGTGGCCCTGCTGGCTCGAGCCAGCCCCCGATGGTGCTCCCaaggggctggtggtggccgATGCGCTGGAGCGGAGCTGAAGGGGCAACGCACTGAACTGGTCAGAGAGCCGAGACGTCCCCAGCACGACTGGTGGCACGGCTGGCCGTCCCCATGCATGGCTGGCTGTCCCCACGTGTGGCTGGCTGGTGGCATGGCCAGCTGTCCCCACACATGGCTGGATGTCACCGTGCATGGCTGGCTGGTGGCATGGCCAGCTGTGCCCACACATGGCCGGCTGGTGGCATGGCTGGCTGTCACCAGTGGCAGCATCCCGGGGAGAAATCACGGTGAATCCCCAGTGCTGGAAAAGCCGATGGCCGCTGCCCGCCGGGTGTCCCTGTGTCCCGCCGGCGGAGCCGGAGGAAGTTTGATGCatttggaaagcagaaggaagcatCTTCGCTAGCGTGTGACTCCGGCGTGAAGATGGAGGGCAGCGGCGGTGTGCTCGTCCCACCGGCTGGGTTTCCCCCTCCAGGCGAGCGACAAGCGGAAGGCGCTGGAGGAGACGATGGCGCTGAGCACGCAGTCCCTGGCCAGCGTGACCTACCAGGTCAACAGCCTGGCCACCGCCTTCCTCCGGCTGCTGGACCTGCAGGCGGCCGAGCTGCGGAAGGTGGAGGCCGACGTCAGCTGCGTGGCCCAGGTGGGACCATCCTTGGGCCGGGGCTGGCACGTGTTGGGGTTTGGGTGCTGAGAAGGGGGTGGGCTCTGGGAAAGGGGGTTTGGGCAGCCGGAAGGGGCCGAAGCCGCTCCTTCCTCACACCTTCAAGAGCCCGGCGGCCCCCCGTAGCATCCCCTTCCTCGCCTTGGGAATGCTTGGGGTGTGGTGGGGGCACCCAACACATCATGAGTCCACCAAACTGGTCTCCGGGAGTTCTCCCAGTCTGGGCACTTGCAAATCCCAATGGAGGGGGTCCGCGGGAACTGCCTGGGAAACCTCAGAAAAGCCGAAGCTGAGTGATGGGGCTCGGAGCGTTGGCTGGGCTGTCACGCTGGCCTGGCCTCGTCCTCCCAGAGCTTAGGGACACCGATGTGGAGTCCCATGGCCACCCGCCCTCTTCCTGGCACTTGGAAGGCGCCTGGAGCCTTTCCAGCCATGGGAGGAGACGGGACCCTGTTGTCACgctggaagcagcaggaaaagaacTTATGGGCAGCCGAGGCTCGTGCATCCCCCCGccactgccccctcccctgctttAGGAAGGGCCAGATCTGCTGCGGCGGCATCAAGGGCACCACTGGCCCTGCCATGACGGAGCAGAGTGGGATCTGTCCCTGCAGCTTCGGCCAGGGTGGGGGGTTCAGGCTCAATCCTGATCCTTCCCTGCGAGCCCTCCCCTtacgggcagggagagggggctggggagggtggtgggacttggagggggcagcgggaggtgagGAGAAGCCGGGAtgggacagtggggacagtgcCGTCTCCGCAGAGGGTTGACATACACAAGGAGAAGGTGTCTCGCCGGGAGATCGGCTCGTTGACCATCAGCAAGAGGTTCCCGTCCTACCAGAAGATCATggccccccccagccagccctgcctggagcCCTACTACAGGAAACCCCTCAACTTCAGCGTCCTGGATGACATCGGCCACGGCATAAAGGTCAGCCCAGGGCTCAgggggtgtcccccaggggtgAGGGGGCTTGCATGGGCCTTCTCGGTCCCCGACGTCCCCAGCGTTGCACTGATGGGCGCACAAGTGGGCTCAAACCCCTCCTGGATGGAGACGCGGGGTCTGTCcttgccccacagcccccctggggACTCATCCCGCGGGGGCTCGGTGGTCccagcttggggaggggggggtggacGGTTCAATACAGCaaagggaaaccgaggcacaCAACGCTCAGCAAAAGCCGTCGGCGCCGCTGGGACCAGCGCTGCACCACGACTCTCTCACCCCCACAGCACCTTTCCCAGCACCGAAACCACCCACGCAGGAAGGCGCCCGCGGGTCAGGGGGGGGGGTCGGCAGCCGCACGGGCCCCGGCGAAGCCACCGCAGGGACGGGGGGGAAGTGGCGGCGCTGGGGCCACGGTTCCCATGGTGGCGGGCGCCTCTCGGCCGCCTCCGCACTGCCGCGCCGGCACCTCCTTctgcgcggggggggggcccagCAGAGACCTCGGGGTGCTGCTGCCCGCAGAGGCGGGGGAGCACAGCGCTCTGGGGTGCAATGAGTTCGtggggtggctgcagctgccCTCACCCGTGGCGTCTCCGTGTCTCCCTGTGCCCGCAGGACCACAGCACCCAGCTGTCCCGCACGGGCACCCTGGCGCGGAAGGGCACCAAGTCGGCGGCGCAGGCCGCAGGCACCCTGGGGTGAGGCTGGGGACGGGTGCGGGGCGCTTCGCCTTTCCGTGTCACCGAGCGGGTGACGACGGCAGGGACACCACGGGCTCCCCCAGTGCTGTGGCCATGggggtcccctccccacccccgtgCCGAGCCGGGGCTCAGCGCCCGCTCTGCCCGCAGGAGAAGCGCCCGCGTTCCCGAGCCCATCCAGCCGCCCGTGGTCCCCGAAGGCAAGCTCTCCGCGGCCTCTTCCACCGCCTCGCTGGTATCCGTCAGGTACCGGCACTGcccggggggcgggagggccTGGGTGGGTCGGGAGGGCCCGGGGCAGCCACCGTCACCCCGCTGCTCGGGGACGTTCTGCTGCAAATATGGAAAACAGGGGGTTGGGGAGCAGGAGATCGGCCGCCCTGGGCCGTGCTTATTTCTAGAGCGAAATCCTGTTACAGAGAAGGTCCccaatggggaaactgaggcacagagtggGGAAAGGGCTTGTGTGGGTACACACCCAGGCACGTACACACCCCCACGCTGACCACACAAGTGGCACCCCGTCCTGGCACGGGGCAAGTGTCTGTGTTCAGAAAGCGggggggcagagccagccccccACCCTGACACCGCCGCTCCTCCGCCCCCAGCTCCAGCGGGGCCCCGGCAGCCCCTGGTGATGGCatccccgcgccccccgccgcccccctctcTGCCGGGGCCACCCCCACCGCCCGCGGCTGCCATCCCGCCGCCCCCACCGCTGCCCGGGGACctgcccccgccacccccggggGACCTGCCCGTGCCCCCGCTGGACCTCCTGCCCCCAGGTGAGTGCTCGGTGCTCCAGGGATGCTCGGCttggggagggcagtggggaggtgggggctgcgCGTGGCTTCTGCTCCCCATGGAGCCACTTCATCCCCCATGGGTCTTGCTGGGGGGGTTCTGCAGGCCCCGATGACctcgagccgccgccgccgccgccgccgccagcttTGCCCGACTTTGAGGATTTGGCCCCGCCACCGCCACCTGTCGCAGAGGACCCCCCCTGGGCCCCGGAGAGCTACCTGGGGAAAGGTGCGGTGGGTCCCCAGATCCCGTCCCCACGGTGCTTTTGGTTGAGCTCCTGCCCACAGCCATGGCACCAAGGGCCCAATTCTGCCCTGGCAGTGGTCGGGGCTGGGATGGCCAGCGATGCCGTGGGCTGCTCatgtcccctcctgcccttcccggCGGTGGCCTGTCCCCCGCGGTGGCCTTGCCGGGCTCCATGGCCGTTCTCTCCCTCCTCGCGCAGTGGTGGCCCTCTACCCCTACACGCAGCAGAAGGACAAcgagctctccttccagcccgGCGCCCTCCTCTTCGTCACGCGGCGCTACTCGGACGGCTGGTGCGAGGGTGTCATGGGCGAGGAAGCGGGTTTCTTCCCCGGCAACTACGTGGAGCCCTGCTGAGCGCTGGGGACAGgtgccccccccggcacccccagcccgaCTCGGCCGCATCCTGCTCCTGCTCCGACTCCGCTTTGCCTTTGAACCTTGGCTTTGCGCAGCTGGGGTTTCGCACAGCTTGTGTGGGCAGCCGGACTGGGTACCACCGCTGGGTACCACCGCATCCCGGCAGCATCCGTCACCCAGAGCATCCCCCGCCGCCCGCTCTCCCGTCTCCCTGTTCCATACGTTTTCCACGAGGGCAGcacgggctgctgctgccgcgggGAAGGTTTATCCCCGGGGCCCCGCAGCCGCCGGAAAGGCCGAGGTCTGACCCTGGCGATGCCCCTGGCCCCGCGGGAGGAGCGAGGGCGGCGCAGGACCAAAGCGCAGGAACAGGAGACGGGGCCAAACACCCGCAGGGACAAGAAGAGCCGCACCCGGCCGCGTCCCCAGGGACCCTGCCTGCTGTCCCCATCAGAGACAGAGCGGGGGATGAGCCAGGGCCCCGTCCTGCCCCAGAGGGGTCCCCACAGGGTCCCTGGCAGAGCGTCGCTTGCAGCCTGGCCCCGCTCTGCTGCTCCCCCTCCAACACCGTCCCCCCCTCGCCCCAGCCCAAGGAAGAGAAGCAACACGACTGTGCGACTCGGGGAGCCGTTTCACACCCAGGTTTATGTCCTGGATACAAACTACTCGTGTATCTGCAATATATAGATATTctatctatatacatatatatgtattttttttaattccatggcTTTAAGTTCCACACAGTTGAATGGGGTctggaggaggaagaacagagagaAGGGAAACGAAATAGAGGAGGAACAACTCAGGGCTGCTTTGGTTATTTCCTCACTGCTCGGGTTTGCCGCCGGGGTTTCTGCGCTTTGGAGGATCACGAGCCGCCCTCAGGGGCCGGTAAGGCTGCGGATAAATCCGGGAGAAGCCAACACCAGAGAGCAGCGAATACTGTAGGTCCCCCCTGCAGCGTGCAATTAGAAGGGGTAATTAATACTGCAGCGGGGCAAGGGGGCACAGGGACTGGGGGGGTTCGGCCTCTGGGGACCCGAAGTCAGAAGCGTCACAGCACCAACCTCCCGGGGGAGGCTCGGCACCCCTCCACCAGGTCGGGAGAGAAATTCCTCCCCCCCTGGGGTAAAAGGCAGTCCATACGATCCAGCAAACAGGAGGAGACACCGGTAATGGCTGGGGGCAAGGAGGAACCTGTCCGACACGGGGACACTTCGCCCTGGACGCAGAAGCAGAGGATGGGACTGGAAGGCAAGGGCaggtccccctccccgcagcgggACGCGGCCACcgtgcccctgccctgggcgagTGGGTGGGATGGGCCGGAGGAGGGTTTTTTCCAAGGTACCACCTTTCCAAAAGGTTTCCTGTCCCTTGCGTCACCTTTTTTCAGAGAATAAAGTCTGAAGGGACAACTGGCTCCATCACAAGGCTCCGCggctgggggggctgccctgccccaggctgggtgCGGAGGACAAGCCGGGGAGCCCCGAGTCCCCGGATTGAATTTCCAGTGGCCTCACGAAGAGGCGAGGGAGCCCTCGGGCaccaggctgaaggcaccaggacgCAGCTCCTGGCGCGGCCGGCGGAGGCCGGGCAGGCGAGGGGGGCGACGGCCGGTGGAAGCATGTGCAGGGCCCGGCCCACGGGGGGCCGGCTTCGGGTCTTTCAGGAATTACTCTTGTGAAgtcaaaaagaagaggaagaaaagcccccaacaacaaaaaccaccgttAGCGCTGTTGGCCAACACCCCCAGTGGAGTCGGTGTCCGAGCTGCATAGAGAAGGCTTCAGCTCAACACTGCAGGACGGAGAAGGGGGAACCTGGAGAAAGTGCTTTAATCACtggggagaaaggcaggaaagcgACCCAGGAGCAGGGCCCGAGGAGCGCGGGGCACAGCGTGTCACCCCCCCGGCTTCTCCTGTCCCAACCGCTTAGAGTGCGCAGGTCTCTTCCGAACCATCCTCAACACTTCTTCTTGAGGAGCTCCTGGAGATGGCGGGCGACCTCCGCAGCCGACTCCCAGGGGACGACAGTGGCCTGGAAGGCTCCAGGCTGCTTCTTCTCCATCTCTTGGGTCATGCGGTGCATGGGGTAGCCCTTCCGCGGGAAAGCCACGTCAGCGGAAGTCAAAGTCACGGAAGGGCAGAAGTCATTGGCGCCATCTCCCACGTAGAAGACCCTCTCGAACTCCACCTCCTCCTGGGCTCTCTCCGCCAGGTACTCCGTCAGGATTTTGCGTTTGCACATGTTGGCCGGGCAGTCAAGGCACTTGTGGCTGTGGTAGGGCCCCAAGGTGAAGTACCCCCTCTTGTCGAAGCCGGACGGGTTGCTGAAGATCTTGCGGAAGAGGGAGTAGAAACCGGCTGCCCTCAGACTGCATTCGATGCCAAACATGTTGGCATCAGAGATGAGGATGATCTCAAAGAGCTCGTGGTTCTTGGAGAGGAACTGGAAGAGGTCCGGCATGCCAGGGGACAGGGGGATGTTCTCGTAGACAGTCTTGAAGTCGCCCATCTTGACCCCCTGGTCCCCCATGTACGCCAGGACGCGCTGCATGTACTCGTTGTAGAAGCCCTCGCGGAAGGTCTGGCGGATCTGCTCCGGCAGCGcctgccccggcgctgcccgcacGATGGAGTCGTCGCTGTTCTCGTTGATGATGGTCTCGTCGAAATCGAAGACGAGGAGGTACCTGGGAGGCCGGGGGCTGGCCATGCCCACACCCTGCGAGGCCGAAGGATAATGCCCAGCTGTTAATTCAATGCACTTGGCTTCGGCCCTGGCACAGCGACGGTGGCAACCACAGCAGAAGAGGCTGCCAGCCCCGCAGAGCGATGCTCCTTGGCTACCTCACCCCCAGGCAGCTCATTAGCCCAGCTGGGCCTGGGGGGGGTTAATCCCCTGCTGACATACCTCAGCCCCGGCCCTAAGGCGTTTATCCTGCCTATAAAGAGATCATTTTGTCAGCGCTAATCCCGTTTCCGCAATCACGGTGGTCACTGTGCCGAGCCACCACCGCACACGTCCTCcccagggacacggggacacctcggggcaggggggggctgtgcagggaggatCCTGGGAGGGGGTTGGTTGGATTTACCCCCTAACCTGCTCCTGTCCCACCTCTGGAAAGGGGTCTGTGCCCGTGAAGACCCCTCTTGATGCCAGGGCAAGCCTGGAGGACTTTTCCAAGGGGAAAACATTTTGCAGGTTGATTTTTGCTCCATCACCTGGGTGCAGTTTCAgcgaatcagagaatcacagaacggtttgggtgggaagggaccttgaagtccccgggcagggacaccccccaccagcccaggttgctccaagccccgtccaacctggccttgaacccctccagggatggggcagccacagcttctctgggcaccctgggccaggggctcaccaccctcggtTTGCCCCGGGTCGGGCTCTGGAGGCACCGCGGGCTCCCGGGACGCCCGGGATAACTCACAgccgcctcctgccctgcccgaACACCGACGCAAACCCGCTCTGCAGCGCCGGGGAGCCCCAGCCCGACCCCCCGCGGCTGAGGCCACGCTGCCCCCGCAGCACCCGCTCCCCCCGGCCGGTGGATCGCAGGACGGCACCCGCTTCCCGCTGCCGACCCCGAGGAGAGCGGGGACGGGAGAGGG
This sequence is a window from Rissa tridactyla isolate bRisTri1 chromosome 19, bRisTri1.patW.cur.20221130, whole genome shotgun sequence. Protein-coding genes within it:
- the ABI3 gene encoding LOW QUALITY PROTEIN: ABI gene family member 3 (The sequence of the model RefSeq protein was modified relative to this genomic sequence to represent the inferred CDS: inserted 2 bases in 1 codon); its protein translation is MAELEQLQQRDIPAGRQVLRDQHCNLLRVADYCESNYLQASDKRKALEETMALSTQSLASVTYQVNSLATAFLRLLDLQAAELRKVEADVSCVAQRVDIHKEKVSRREIGSLTISKRFPSYQKIMAPPSQPCLEPYYRKPLNFSVLDDIGHGIKDHSTQLSRTGTLARKGTKSAAQAAGTLGRSARVPEPIQPPVVPEGKLSAASSTASLVSVSSSGAPAAPGDGIPAPPXPPPSLPGPPPPPAAAIPPPPPLPGDLPPPPPGDLPVPPLDLLPPGPDDLEPPPPPPPPALPDFEDLAPPPPPVAEDPPWAPESYLGKVVALYPYTQQKDNELSFQPGALLFVTRRYSDGWCEGVMGEEAGFFPGNYVEPC
- the PHOSPHO1 gene encoding phosphoethanolamine/phosphocholine phosphatase → MRRCCEGVGLPCLFKGVGMASPRPPRYLLVFDFDETIINENSDDSIVRAAPGQALPEQIRQTFREGFYNEYMQRVLAYMGDQGVKMGDFKTVYENIPLSPGMPDLFQFLSKNHELFEIILISDANMFGIECSLRAAGFYSLFRKIFSNPSGFDKRGYFTLGPYHSHKCLDCPANMCKRKILTEYLAERAQEEVEFERVFYVGDGANDFCPSVTLTSADVAFPRKGYPMHRMTQEMEKKQPGAFQATVVPWESAAEVARHLQELLKKKC